In Polyangiaceae bacterium, one genomic interval encodes:
- a CDS encoding tetratricopeptide repeat protein, which translates to MTRRTVPSIRPSDLRDHADSARIDRVWDRLEHDLSARAPDKPRSATTMLALAAAAMGVFTGGVCVGWILHPERSEAPIHATSIESSTPNVLAAGRQSASYDLPGGGTITLSPGATVEVDRDGHETLTLRLLRGEASTFTTSAGRSSEIELIVEDARVLAKPGSEVFVRRNTTDIDVRVASGSAQLYWPSGSRELSTGERIESVPMRMLLAPVSRVERDNDDDDLRRPPRATLPPPRDITSLPHRIETPMATIAPPDWRTKYNAGELAQALEMLRGQPGGIDGAIMTARSAAELAAISDIARAKGGDPAAALNALTQLVERFPSDPYAEIAAYTLGGMYEKLGQPDQAQKYFERARSLKGVLAEDALCKQIRAEHRAGRKDEAKRMAQEYVNKYPDGRCKEDVERALSGEELPREEPEAVLDAGVDDAASTPPAAASSPAPAAP; encoded by the coding sequence ATGACGCGCCGAACCGTGCCCTCGATTCGCCCGAGTGATCTGCGTGATCACGCCGATTCGGCTCGCATCGATCGCGTCTGGGATCGGCTCGAGCACGATTTGTCCGCACGCGCCCCGGACAAACCTCGAAGCGCCACCACCATGCTCGCTCTCGCAGCCGCAGCGATGGGCGTTTTCACAGGCGGCGTGTGCGTTGGTTGGATCCTGCACCCCGAACGCAGCGAAGCTCCCATTCACGCCACGTCCATCGAAAGCAGCACGCCAAACGTGCTCGCTGCAGGCAGGCAAAGCGCGAGTTACGACCTGCCCGGTGGCGGAACGATCACGCTGTCGCCTGGCGCCACGGTCGAAGTCGATCGCGACGGGCATGAAACACTCACGCTTCGTTTGCTCCGCGGCGAAGCATCCACGTTCACCACGAGCGCCGGACGATCCTCCGAAATCGAGCTCATCGTCGAAGATGCACGCGTCCTCGCAAAGCCCGGCAGCGAAGTGTTTGTCCGGAGAAACACGACGGACATCGACGTGCGCGTGGCAAGCGGTTCGGCGCAATTGTATTGGCCATCAGGCTCGCGCGAATTGTCGACGGGAGAACGCATCGAATCCGTGCCGATGCGCATGCTGCTCGCCCCTGTATCTCGGGTCGAACGAGACAACGACGACGATGATTTACGTCGCCCGCCGCGCGCGACGCTTCCGCCGCCGCGCGACATCACGTCGCTTCCGCATCGGATCGAAACGCCGATGGCGACCATCGCGCCGCCCGATTGGCGCACCAAATACAACGCCGGCGAGCTCGCTCAGGCGCTGGAAATGCTTCGTGGGCAGCCGGGTGGAATCGACGGCGCCATCATGACGGCAAGGAGCGCAGCCGAGCTTGCAGCCATCAGCGACATCGCCCGTGCCAAAGGAGGCGACCCCGCGGCCGCGCTCAACGCGCTCACGCAGCTCGTCGAACGCTTCCCAAGCGACCCATACGCGGAAATTGCCGCTTATACGCTCGGTGGCATGTACGAAAAGTTGGGTCAACCGGATCAAGCGCAAAAGTATTTCGAACGCGCACGAAGCCTCAAAGGTGTCCTGGCAGAAGACGCCCTCTGCAAGCAGATCCGCGCAGAACATCGAGCTGGTCGGAAGGATGAGGCAAAGCGCATGGCCCAGGAGTATGTGAACAAGTACCCCGATGGTCGATGCAAGGAAGACGTCGAGCGCGCGCTGTCCGGCGAGGAGCTTCCTCGGGAAGAGCCCGAAGCCGTGCTCGATGCCGGTGTTGACGATGCTGCATCGACGCCACCCGCAGCAGCATCATCCCCGGCACCTGCAGCGCCTTAG
- a CDS encoding site-2 protease family protein gives MFDSGWTIFRVRGIPVKLHVSLLLFLPFVAYVASSQFRYVGKVVGLPLDDLWLPTLAWGAILAVGLFVSILLHELAHSIVALRGGTPVRSITLMMLGGVSRMERDVKPEREAWMAFVGPLSSLGLGLFCGAMYLLPFPMEVRVAWLVLAMINVVLAAFNLLPAFPMDGGRVLRGLLTPRLGPHRATRVAVTVGKFMAVLFAFYGLLSFNVLLVLIAAFVYMGAMGEQARNELRHVLEGTMVLDVMTDRLGAARADEPAGDVARRLYRENQEGALVIDGRHNGFSGRDEQEDHVLGVVIASDLAKPELVKAPTVPVGAAMRKELPRVHTRDDAAAMLDTLMSGDVDAVLVLDDSEHIVGLVTQADIQRAMTFLGAMSRDQRTPPGSRPQR, from the coding sequence ATGTTCGACAGCGGCTGGACGATTTTTCGCGTTCGCGGGATCCCCGTGAAGTTGCACGTCTCGCTCCTCTTGTTCCTCCCATTCGTGGCGTACGTGGCTTCGAGCCAGTTTCGGTATGTCGGGAAGGTGGTGGGTTTGCCGCTCGACGACCTATGGCTGCCGACGCTCGCCTGGGGAGCGATTCTGGCCGTGGGTCTGTTCGTGTCGATCTTGCTGCACGAATTGGCGCACTCGATCGTGGCCTTGCGTGGCGGTACGCCCGTTCGATCCATCACCCTCATGATGCTTGGTGGTGTTTCGCGGATGGAGCGTGACGTGAAGCCCGAGCGAGAGGCGTGGATGGCGTTTGTCGGTCCGCTATCGAGTCTCGGGCTTGGCTTGTTTTGCGGCGCGATGTACTTGCTGCCGTTTCCGATGGAAGTGCGCGTCGCGTGGCTCGTGCTCGCGATGATCAACGTCGTTCTGGCGGCGTTCAACCTGCTACCAGCGTTTCCCATGGACGGCGGCCGCGTTCTACGAGGTCTGCTCACGCCACGTCTCGGTCCGCATCGCGCAACGCGCGTTGCGGTGACGGTGGGAAAGTTCATGGCCGTACTTTTTGCGTTTTACGGCCTCTTGTCGTTCAACGTGCTGCTCGTGCTCATTGCCGCGTTCGTGTACATGGGCGCGATGGGCGAGCAGGCGCGTAACGAGCTGCGACACGTGCTCGAAGGAACGATGGTGCTCGACGTGATGACCGATCGCCTAGGGGCTGCGCGTGCAGACGAACCAGCGGGCGACGTGGCCAGGCGTCTCTATCGGGAAAACCAGGAAGGCGCGCTCGTGATCGATGGACGTCACAACGGTTTTTCCGGGCGTGACGAGCAGGAGGATCACGTGCTCGGTGTGGTCATCGCGAGTGATCTGGCGAAACCCGAGCTGGTGAAGGCACCCACGGTGCCGGTGGGAGCTGCCATGCGCAAGGAGCTGCCTCGCGTTCACACGAGAGACGACGCGGCAGCGATGCTCGACACGCTCATGAGTGGAGATGTCGATGCAGTGCTCGTACTCGACGACAGCGAGCACATCGTCGGGCTCGTGACCCAAGCGGACATTCAGCGAGCGATGACATTTTTAGGAGCGATGTCGCGCGATCAGCGGACACCACCAGGATCGCGTCCGCAGCGTTGA
- a CDS encoding sensor histidine kinase, whose product MTSDRLTRNELTWLLAQEARTAAKKLRDGVIIQSGPPESVRAPNEENHSAVVETTLNKLDEAVDLLASLHGNSTSPRGRRGKVDVTALLWELAPEARVQIEMGAGTTVFGDESELRRMLLLLISQTGDPAKGQGSAELSVRREKDEVRVSAHLGPDQSATFETERSWLSRMAIKYGGHLELDGSMQTLVLPADVDRQRQELENLKRELAAAQQQGEEYARELAAMFASSSKMPASPSIEPVSSDAVVALVAGTRVLGLELRGIFSAITRDLLPLRDRKDEVGEVVSSAMRHVTAASETMSDLARLGACPIGELPRHADIADALREVVRDDMGRAARHDVKVNVVAPANAYEVVPIGALSVLMHALLGHAVNASPPGSEVVVTLAENEEGWTLTFDDAGQHVPVAARDGVLSRNFEAIATGRPTGITLIAAIAVAAHVRVQIEIDDAPSGGARMRLLIPKMSSST is encoded by the coding sequence CGTGGCTCCTTGCCCAGGAAGCCCGCACGGCGGCAAAGAAGCTTCGCGATGGGGTCATCATCCAATCGGGACCACCCGAGTCGGTGCGTGCTCCAAACGAAGAAAATCATTCCGCCGTCGTAGAAACGACGCTCAACAAGCTCGACGAAGCGGTCGACTTGCTTGCGTCGCTTCACGGGAATTCGACGTCGCCACGCGGCCGCCGAGGCAAAGTCGACGTCACCGCGCTGCTTTGGGAATTGGCTCCCGAGGCGCGCGTGCAAATCGAGATGGGCGCAGGCACGACGGTGTTCGGCGACGAGAGCGAGCTTCGTCGGATGCTGCTGCTCCTCATCAGCCAGACCGGCGATCCCGCGAAGGGTCAAGGCAGCGCCGAGCTCAGCGTTCGCCGCGAAAAAGACGAAGTACGCGTGAGCGCGCATCTAGGACCGGATCAGTCGGCAACGTTCGAGACTGAACGGTCATGGCTGTCGCGCATGGCCATCAAGTACGGTGGTCACCTCGAGCTCGACGGGTCGATGCAAACGCTCGTGCTGCCTGCAGATGTCGATCGGCAGCGCCAAGAGCTCGAGAACTTGAAGCGCGAGCTCGCAGCGGCGCAGCAGCAGGGTGAAGAGTACGCACGTGAGCTCGCAGCGATGTTCGCGAGCTCGTCGAAGATGCCTGCGAGCCCATCGATCGAGCCCGTGAGCAGCGACGCGGTCGTGGCGCTCGTGGCTGGAACGCGGGTGCTCGGCTTGGAGCTGCGGGGCATCTTTTCGGCCATTACGCGCGACCTCTTGCCGCTTCGCGACCGCAAGGACGAAGTGGGCGAAGTCGTGTCGAGCGCGATGCGTCACGTGACGGCTGCATCGGAAACGATGTCCGATCTGGCGCGGCTTGGTGCGTGTCCCATCGGCGAGCTGCCTCGTCATGCGGACATCGCCGACGCGCTCCGTGAAGTCGTTCGCGACGACATGGGGCGAGCGGCACGGCACGACGTGAAGGTCAACGTCGTCGCGCCAGCCAACGCTTATGAAGTCGTGCCGATCGGTGCGCTTTCGGTGCTGATGCACGCGCTGCTCGGTCATGCCGTGAATGCTTCGCCGCCAGGCTCCGAAGTCGTCGTGACGCTCGCCGAAAACGAAGAAGGTTGGACCCTGACGTTCGACGACGCGGGTCAACACGTGCCCGTTGCGGCTCGCGACGGCGTGCTCAGCCGCAACTTCGAGGCGATTGCAACGGGGCGGCCGACGGGGATTACGCTCATCGCCGCCATTGCAGTCGCCGCCCACGTGCGCGTGCAGATCGAGATCGACGATGCTCCCAGTGGTGGCGCGCGCATGCGCCTGCTCATCCCCAAAATGTCATCGTCGACCTGA